A DNA window from Ctenopharyngodon idella isolate HZGC_01 chromosome 10, HZGC01, whole genome shotgun sequence contains the following coding sequences:
- the glrx2 gene encoding glutaredoxin 2 isoform X2, protein MFTRGCTYTSKQAYHILRMGNFTSSAPGLSSSACNQFVQDVVSSNCVVIFSKTTCPYCKMAKNVFNEIGATYKVVELDEHNDGRRLQETLAQMTGARTVPRVFINGQCIGGGSDTKQLHQQGKLLPLIEQCRPCCLSTSPEGSGNGQQPNQS, encoded by the exons ATGTTTACGAGAGGTTGTACATACACATCCAAACAGGCTTATCATATTCTAAG AATGGGGAACTTCACGTCGTCTGCTCCTGGTTTGTCAAGCTCAGCATGCAATCAGTTTGTCCAG gatGTTGTGTCTAGTAACTGTGTTGTAATATTCTCCAAAACCACATGCCCCTATTGTAAGATGGCAAAGAATGTCTTTAATGAGATAGGAGCTACATATAAAGTTGTTGAATTGGATGAGCACAATGATGGCCGACGTCTCCAGGAGACCTTAGCACAAATGACAGGTGCCAGAACG GTACCAAGAGTCTTTATTAATGGGCAGTGCATTGGAGGTGGCTCAGATACAAAACAGCTCCACCAGCAAGGGAAACTTCTGCCTCTTATTGAACAATGTCGTCCATGCTGTTTGAGTACAAGCCCTGAGGGCTCAGGCAATGGTCAACAGCCTAATCAGTCATAA
- the LOC127520867 gene encoding platelet glycoprotein V, translating into MWFTFILLQLLPQLTLSARCPSGCVCDVRGSAKCIGGITDVPPLDPNTTFLLLLNNTNIKVLKDQSFQSLSLLLRLMITHSTLDTIQPEAFHGAPQLLSIKMSSNALTVIPPNVFSEQSILEQLHLDGNNIVSITSDLFKGLVNLTELDLSKNRISQLNADVFQNLTKLNYLNLGSNQLRSLPNTLFHNLRQLKSLVLSFNQLETLESGSFDHLSNLLLLMLQKNQIREVPPRLFWHLPSLLTLSMSGNQLRYIPAKSFYYLPNLTKLTLFKNPLISLPDQLMGNMPRLQELYLYETNLVTVPWNLFANMTNLRFLNLHFNDNLTSLPMDLFCCLPNLKKLSLRYNNLRALDPELFSKLTSLQILMLNGNNLESLPATIFCNTSRLETLDLNQNHLRYLPGDIFVHTKALNVLSLSGNKWKCDCSILGIAEWIRDNPRVINDLDKGVACYEPYYLQNHPLQTLTYEELQCGRGVFQTTFMTTSIIPTQVPATSTPLSSSATSTKPRTTATSTAPSTSSTFATTASLFSPTADHAYIRQGNDYNDDLVFYNTIVLENGPEIVHNNHYGGWVYLWTVPSTGPYSGFMMALYIVLLVIGVVLIVATMYALYRLHKVVWVLGKVTLGDNQRIMVRRVRSFKVKL; encoded by the coding sequence ATGTGGTTCACGTTTATTCTACTTCAGCTTCTGCCTCAGCTCACACTCAGTGCTCGCTGTCCCAGCGGATGCGTTTGTGATGTTAGGGGTTCCGCAAAATGCATTGGGGGCATCACCGACGTACCCCCTCTCGACCCAAACACAACATTTCTACTCTTGCTGAACAACACAAACATAAAGGTTCTCAAAGACCAAAGTTTTCAGTCGCTCTCTCTTCTGCTACGATTAATGATCACGCATAGCACTCTTGACACCATTCAACCAGAAGCCTTCCATGGTGCTCCACAGCTCCTGTCTATCAAAATGTCATCAAACGCACTCACGGTCATCCCACCCAATGTATTTAGTGAGCAGAGCATTTTGGAGCAACTGCATTTAGATGGTAACAATATAGTTTCCATTACTTCAGACCTCTTCAAGGGGTTGGTCAACCTAACCGAGCTAGATCTGAGCAAGAACCGCATTTCCCAGCTGAATGCTGACGTCTTCCAGAACTTGACTAAGCTGAATTACCTAAACTTAGGTAGTAACCAACTGAGGAGCCTCCCAAACACACTTTTTCACAACCTAAGGCAACTCAAATCTCTGGTACTCTCGTTCAACCAGCTGGAGACTCTGGAAAGTGGTTCCTTTGACCATCTAAGCAACCTGTTGTTGTTAATGCTACAGAAGAACCAGATCCGAGAGGTTCCTCCGCGTCTTTTCTGGCACTTGCCATCCCTGCTCACCCTCTCAATGTCAGGCAACCAACTCAGGTATATTCCAGCCAAAAGTTTCTACTACTTACCCAACCTAACCAAGCTCACCCTCTTCAAGAACCCCTTGATCTCCCTACCTGACCAGCTGATGGGCAACATGCCGAGGCTCCAAGAATTGTACCTTTACGAAACTAATCTTGTCACTGTCCCTTGGAACCTTTTTGCTAACATGACCAACCTAAGGTTTCTCAATTTACACTTTAACGACAATTTGACCTCCCTACCAATGGACCTCTTCTGTTGCCTGCCCAACCTGAAGAAACTGTCCCTGAGATACAACAACCTTCGGGCGCTGGATCCGGAGCTCTTCTCGAAATTGACTAGTCTTCAAATTCTAATGCTTAATGGTAACAATCTTGAGTCTCTCCCAGCGACAATCTTTTGCAATACCTCCAGACTAGAAACACTGGACCTGAACCAAAACCATCTAAGGTATCTCCCCGGAGATATTTTTGTACACACAAAGGCGCTGAATGTGCTCTCTCTTAGTGGCAATAAATGGAAGTGTGATTGTAGTATTTTGGGTATTGCAGAATGGATTCGCGACAACCCAAGGGTAATCAATGACTTGGACAAAGGAGTAGCATGCTATGAACCATACTACTTACAAAACCATCCGCTGCAAACATTGACCTATGAAGAACTCCAATGTGGTCGGGGTGTTTTCCAGACAACGTTTATGACTACAAGCATCATTCCTACACAGGTTCCTGCAACGTCAACCCCACTATCATCTTCGGCTACAAGCACAAAACCAAGAACTACAGCAACTTCAACTGCACCTTCAACTTCAAGCACTTTTGCAACAACTGCCTCTCTATTTTCTCCTACAGCTGATCATGCATACATACGACAAGGCAATGACTACAACGATGATCTGGTGTTCTACAATACAATTGTCTTGGAAAACGGACCTGAAATTGTTCACAACAATCATTACGGTGGTTGGGTGTACCTGTGGACTGTCCCGTCGACTGGTCCATACAGTGGTTTCATGATGGCTTTGTACATTGTTCTCTTGGTCATCGGTGTAGTACTGATTGTGGCCACCATGTATGCTTTGTATCGACTTCATAAGGTGGTGTGGGTGTTAGGGAAAGTCACTTTGGGAGACAATCAGAGAATAATGGTGAGAAGAGTACGAAGCTTCAAAGTCAAACTCTAG
- the glrx2 gene encoding glutaredoxin 2 isoform X3 yields MGNFTSSAPGLSSSACNQFVQDVVSSNCVVIFSKTTCPYCKMAKNVFNEIGATYKVVELDEHNDGRRLQETLAQMTGARTVPRVFINGQCIGGGSDTKQLHQQGKLLPLIEQCRPCCLSTSPEGSGNGQQPNQS; encoded by the exons ATGGGGAACTTCACGTCGTCTGCTCCTGGTTTGTCAAGCTCAGCATGCAATCAGTTTGTCCAG gatGTTGTGTCTAGTAACTGTGTTGTAATATTCTCCAAAACCACATGCCCCTATTGTAAGATGGCAAAGAATGTCTTTAATGAGATAGGAGCTACATATAAAGTTGTTGAATTGGATGAGCACAATGATGGCCGACGTCTCCAGGAGACCTTAGCACAAATGACAGGTGCCAGAACG GTACCAAGAGTCTTTATTAATGGGCAGTGCATTGGAGGTGGCTCAGATACAAAACAGCTCCACCAGCAAGGGAAACTTCTGCCTCTTATTGAACAATGTCGTCCATGCTGTTTGAGTACAAGCCCTGAGGGCTCAGGCAATGGTCAACAGCCTAATCAGTCATAA
- the si:ch211-117l17.6 gene encoding regulator of G-protein signaling 21 isoform X2 — MPKLLFSKIRIYEFKDLIRNKKQPITQDRLTHGPKLADLLENRDYLAAFRSFLQSEFSAENIDFWLACREYKQMTSSGSLSNKAADIYKEFLHPMAQKEVNIDHHTREKIKISLVKPDLTCFDEAEMHIYRLMEKDSCPRFLKSEAYQNLRNTARKPM; from the exons ATGCCCAAACTGCTTTTCTCGAAGATTCGGATCTACGAGTTCAAGGATCTCATTCGGAATAAGAAACAGCCAATAAC ACAGGACCGTTTGACACACGGGCCAAAGCTAGCAGATCTGCTAGAAAATAGAG ACTACCTGGCTGCCTTTCGTTCATTTCTCCAGTCTGAGTTTAGTGCGGAGAACATTGATTTTTGGCTTGCCTGCAGGGAATATAAGCAAATGACTTCATCTGGCAGTCTCTCTAACAAGGCAGCAGATATCTACAAAGAGTTTCTCCATCCCATGGCTCAAAAAGAG GTCAACATCGACCATCACACTCGTGAGAAGATCAAGATATCCTTGGTGAAGCCTGACCTCACTTGTTTTGATGAAGCCGAGATGCATATATACAGACTGATGGAGAAAGACTCCTGCCCACGGTTCCTCAAATCTGAGGCCTATCAGAACCTGAGGAACACAGCCAGGAAACCAATGTAG
- the si:ch211-117l17.6 gene encoding regulator of G-protein signaling 21 isoform X1 encodes MPKLLFSKIRIYEFKDLIRNKKQPITLDVLLSRKKQKNNIRCVLIQKKTEVSHYQQDRLTHGPKLADLLENRDYLAAFRSFLQSEFSAENIDFWLACREYKQMTSSGSLSNKAADIYKEFLHPMAQKEVNIDHHTREKIKISLVKPDLTCFDEAEMHIYRLMEKDSCPRFLKSEAYQNLRNTARKPM; translated from the exons ATGCCCAAACTGCTTTTCTCGAAGATTCGGATCTACGAGTTCAAGGATCTCATTCGGAATAAGAAACAGCCAATAAC ACTGGACGTTCTGTTGAGcagaaaaaagcagaaaaacaaTATCAGATGTGTTTTGATTCAGAAAAAGACTGAAGTCTCTCATTATCA ACAGGACCGTTTGACACACGGGCCAAAGCTAGCAGATCTGCTAGAAAATAGAG ACTACCTGGCTGCCTTTCGTTCATTTCTCCAGTCTGAGTTTAGTGCGGAGAACATTGATTTTTGGCTTGCCTGCAGGGAATATAAGCAAATGACTTCATCTGGCAGTCTCTCTAACAAGGCAGCAGATATCTACAAAGAGTTTCTCCATCCCATGGCTCAAAAAGAG GTCAACATCGACCATCACACTCGTGAGAAGATCAAGATATCCTTGGTGAAGCCTGACCTCACTTGTTTTGATGAAGCCGAGATGCATATATACAGACTGATGGAGAAAGACTCCTGCCCACGGTTCCTCAAATCTGAGGCCTATCAGAACCTGAGGAACACAGCCAGGAAACCAATGTAG
- the uchl5 gene encoding ubiquitin carboxyl-terminal hydrolase isozyme L5 isoform X1, with the protein MAGSAGEWCLMESDPGVFTELIKGFGCKGAQVEEIWSMEPENFENLKPVHGLIFLFKWQPGEEPAGSIVQDSRLDQIFFAKQVINNACATQAIVSVLLNCTHPDMLLGETLTEFKEFSLSFDAAMKGLALSNSEVIRQVHNSFARQQMFEFDAKSSAKEEDAFHFVSYVPVNGRLYELDGLREGPIDLGACNQDDWINAVRPVIEKRIQKYSEGEIRFNLMAIVSDRKMIYEKKIVELQAQLTEEEPMDTDQSGNHLSSIQSEIAKYQLLIEEENQKLKRYKIENIRRKHNYLPFIMELLKTLAEYQQLIPLVEKAKEKQSAKKIQEAK; encoded by the exons ATGGCGGGAAGCGCTGGGGAATGGTGTCTTATGGAAAGCGACCCGGGAGTTTTTACAGAGCTGATAAAGGGCTTTG GATGCAAAGGTGCACAGGTGGAAGAGATATGGAGCATGGAGCCAGAAAACTTTGAAAATCTCAA GCCCGTTCATGGTCTGATTTTCCTCTTCAAGTGGCAACCCGGTGAGGAGCCAGCGGGGTCTATTGTACAAGACTCAAGGCTGGATCAGATCTTCTTTGCCAAGCAG GTCATCAATAATGCCTGTGCGACCCAGGCGATCGTCAGCGTGTTGTTAAACTGCACTCATCCTGATATGCTCCTTGGGGAAACACTGACAGAATTTAAAGAGTTTTCACTCAGTTTTGATGCCGCA ATGAAGGGTCTTGCTCTCAGTAACTCTGAAGTTATTCGACAAGTTCACAACAGCTTCGCCAG ACAACAGATGTTTGAGTTTGACGCAAAGTCGTCGGCTAAAGAAGAGGATGCTTTTCACTTTGTGAGCTACGTGCCTGTTAACGGACGACTTTATGAGTTGGATGGACTTCGTGAAGGACCCATAGACCTTG GAGCGTGTAACCAGGATGATTGGATCAATGCTGTACGGCCCGTCATTGAGAAACGAATACAGAA atacAGTGAGGGAGAGATTCGATTCAACTTGATGGCCATTGTTTCGGACCGCAAGATGATTTATGAAAAGAAGATCGTTGAACTACAGGCTCAGCTCACAGAA GAAGAGCCGATGGACACAGACCAGAGTGGGAATCATCTTAGCTCTATCCAGTCAGAGATCGCCAAGTATCAGCTCCTGATCGAAGAAGAGAACCAAAAACTTAAAAGATACAAG attgAGAACATTAGAAGGAAGCACAACTACCTTCCCTTTATTATGGAGTTACTGAAGACATTGGCCGAATATCAGCAGCTGATCCCACTGGTCGAAAAG GCAAAGGAAAAACAAAGTGCCAAAAAAATACAAGAAGCCAAGTAA
- the si:ch211-117l17.5 gene encoding regulator of G-protein signaling 21 isoform X2: MPGLIPQPLPTDFNMDKDDLRRNKTLGKNLMCRLKCMFTSSSAPERLSLEDTQQWSQSLERLLGSKYGLATFRTFLKSEFSDENIEFWLTCEDYKKITSSYKMSSKARKIFEQFVEAESPKEINIDYQTREEIKRNVRSPTTQCFDEAQKIVYGLMERDSYPRFLRSEMYKTLLESLAADDARG; encoded by the exons ATGCCTGGCCTAATCCCACAACCTCTCCCAACGGATTTCAACATGGATAAAGACGACTTGAGGAGAAACAAGACCTT AGGAAAGAACCTCATGTGCCGACTAAAGTGTATGTTCACCAGTTCCTCTGCTCCGGAGAG GCTAAGTTTAGAAGACACCCAACAATGGTCCCAGTCTTTGGAGCGGCTTCTCGGTTCCAAAT ATGGCCTGGCCACATTCCGCACCTTTCTGAAATCAGAATTCAGCGATGAAAACATCGAATTCTGGTTGACGTGTGAGGACTACAAGAAGATAACGTCATCCTATAAGATGAGCTCAAAGGCGAGGAAAATCTTCGAGCAATTCGTCGAAGCAGAATCTCCGAAAGAG ATAAACATTGACTATCAAACACGGGAGGAAATCAAGAGGAACGTGAGGAGTCCGACGACACAGTGTTTCGACGAGGCTCAGAAGATCGTTTATGGTCTGATGGAACGTGACTCTTACCCCAGATTTCTACGATCTGAGATGTACAAGACCCTCCTCGAGTCCCTTGCTGCAGATGATGCTCGAGGATGA
- the rgs2 gene encoding regulator of G-protein signaling 2, with amino-acid sequence MKDNLRKNFSVPANKTCSMATQMLIQGNKSDVSQADDPAHSTVLGYKKQHTPRQHVSVQLIVMDRLAKMRNSTSDSSKEPLLYFRNPDTTTEESEIKKTNWTSRMLFKTFPMRESHRATPQRKSQGPSAEEVTRWAQSLDNLLSSKYGIIALRLFMKSEHCEENMEFWLACEEFRKIRLRSKLRSRAKTIYEEFVRAESPKEVNLDFYTKESLHQSLLIPTQSSFKAAQSRVYYLIEHNSYPRFLDSELYHQLCRIAAGEQ; translated from the exons ATGAAAGATAATTTGAGAAAGAACTTCAGTGTTCCTGCCAACAAGACTTGCAGCATGGCCACTCAAATGCTGATACAAGGCAACAAATCAGATGTTTCCCAGGCTGATGATCCCGCCCACAGCACAGTCCTTGGATATAAAAAGCAGCACACTCCAAGACAACATGTTTCAGTTCAGTTGATAGTGATGGATAGATTGGCAAAAATGAGAAATTCCACATCAGATTCGAGCAAGGAGCCCTTGCTCTACTTCAGGAACCCTGATACGACTACAGAAGAGAGTGAAATAAA GAAAACAAACTGGACATCAAGAATGCTGTTCAAGACGTTTCCCATGAGAGAATCACACAGAGCCACGCCACAAAGAAAATCACAGGG GCCAAGTGCTGAAGAAGTTACTCGATGGGCACAATCTCTGGACAActtattgagcagcaaat ATGGAATAATTGCTTTGCGACTTTTCATGAAGTCTGAACACTGCGAGGAGAATATGGAGTTCTGGTTGGCCTGCGAAGAGTTCAGAAAGATCAGGTTGAGATCAAAACTCCGATCAAGGGCAAAAACAATATACGAAGAATTCGTCAGGGCAGAGTCTCCAAAGGAG GTCAACTTGGACTTCTACACCAAGGAGTCCCTCCACCAAAGCCTTCTGATCCCAACACAGTCTAGTTTCAAAGCAGCCCAGAGCAGAGTTTACTACTTGATTGAGCACAACTCGTACCCGCGGTTCCTGGACTCTGAACTCTACCATCAACTATGCAGAATTGCTGCAGGAGAGCAATAA
- the uchl5 gene encoding ubiquitin carboxyl-terminal hydrolase isozyme L5 isoform X2, translating to MAGSAGEWCLMESDPGVFTELIKGFGCKGAQVEEIWSMEPENFENLKPVHGLIFLFKWQPGEEPAGSIVQDSRLDQIFFAKQVINNACATQAIVSVLLNCTHPDMLLGETLTEFKEFSLSFDAAMKGLALSNSEVIRQVHNSFARQQMFEFDAKSSAKEEDAFHFVSYVPVNGRLYELDGLREGPIDLGACNQDDWINAVRPVIEKRIQNEGEIRFNLMAIVSDRKMIYEKKIVELQAQLTEEEPMDTDQSGNHLSSIQSEIAKYQLLIEEENQKLKRYKIENIRRKHNYLPFIMELLKTLAEYQQLIPLVEKAKEKQSAKKIQEAK from the exons ATGGCGGGAAGCGCTGGGGAATGGTGTCTTATGGAAAGCGACCCGGGAGTTTTTACAGAGCTGATAAAGGGCTTTG GATGCAAAGGTGCACAGGTGGAAGAGATATGGAGCATGGAGCCAGAAAACTTTGAAAATCTCAA GCCCGTTCATGGTCTGATTTTCCTCTTCAAGTGGCAACCCGGTGAGGAGCCAGCGGGGTCTATTGTACAAGACTCAAGGCTGGATCAGATCTTCTTTGCCAAGCAG GTCATCAATAATGCCTGTGCGACCCAGGCGATCGTCAGCGTGTTGTTAAACTGCACTCATCCTGATATGCTCCTTGGGGAAACACTGACAGAATTTAAAGAGTTTTCACTCAGTTTTGATGCCGCA ATGAAGGGTCTTGCTCTCAGTAACTCTGAAGTTATTCGACAAGTTCACAACAGCTTCGCCAG ACAACAGATGTTTGAGTTTGACGCAAAGTCGTCGGCTAAAGAAGAGGATGCTTTTCACTTTGTGAGCTACGTGCCTGTTAACGGACGACTTTATGAGTTGGATGGACTTCGTGAAGGACCCATAGACCTTG GAGCGTGTAACCAGGATGATTGGATCAATGCTGTACGGCCCGTCATTGAGAAACGAATACAGAA TGAGGGAGAGATTCGATTCAACTTGATGGCCATTGTTTCGGACCGCAAGATGATTTATGAAAAGAAGATCGTTGAACTACAGGCTCAGCTCACAGAA GAAGAGCCGATGGACACAGACCAGAGTGGGAATCATCTTAGCTCTATCCAGTCAGAGATCGCCAAGTATCAGCTCCTGATCGAAGAAGAGAACCAAAAACTTAAAAGATACAAG attgAGAACATTAGAAGGAAGCACAACTACCTTCCCTTTATTATGGAGTTACTGAAGACATTGGCCGAATATCAGCAGCTGATCCCACTGGTCGAAAAG GCAAAGGAAAAACAAAGTGCCAAAAAAATACAAGAAGCCAAGTAA
- the glrx2 gene encoding glutaredoxin 2 isoform X1, with protein MFKSPLCDLIRLQSSYVILFTCFSREPDNSSNMTDLNCQSSSLVSALTAFAFLVSSTCLFYRPVIITRMGNFTSSAPGLSSSACNQFVQDVVSSNCVVIFSKTTCPYCKMAKNVFNEIGATYKVVELDEHNDGRRLQETLAQMTGARTVPRVFINGQCIGGGSDTKQLHQQGKLLPLIEQCRPCCLSTSPEGSGNGQQPNQS; from the exons atgtttaaatcccCCCTGTGTGATCTGATCAGATTACAGTCTAGCTATGTGATCCTGTTTACCTGTTTCAGTCGGGAACCAGACAACAGTTCGAACATGACTGACTTAAATTGTCAGTCTAGTTCTCTTGTATCTGCACTAACTGCGTTTGCTTTCCTTGTATCTTCAACATGTCTTTTTTACAGACCAGTGATTATAACAAG AATGGGGAACTTCACGTCGTCTGCTCCTGGTTTGTCAAGCTCAGCATGCAATCAGTTTGTCCAG gatGTTGTGTCTAGTAACTGTGTTGTAATATTCTCCAAAACCACATGCCCCTATTGTAAGATGGCAAAGAATGTCTTTAATGAGATAGGAGCTACATATAAAGTTGTTGAATTGGATGAGCACAATGATGGCCGACGTCTCCAGGAGACCTTAGCACAAATGACAGGTGCCAGAACG GTACCAAGAGTCTTTATTAATGGGCAGTGCATTGGAGGTGGCTCAGATACAAAACAGCTCCACCAGCAAGGGAAACTTCTGCCTCTTATTGAACAATGTCGTCCATGCTGTTTGAGTACAAGCCCTGAGGGCTCAGGCAATGGTCAACAGCCTAATCAGTCATAA
- the si:ch211-117l17.5 gene encoding regulator of G-protein signaling 21 isoform X1, translated as MPGLIPQPLPTDFNMDKDDLRRNKTLGKNLMCRLKCMFTSSSAPESRLSLEDTQQWSQSLERLLGSKYGLATFRTFLKSEFSDENIEFWLTCEDYKKITSSYKMSSKARKIFEQFVEAESPKEINIDYQTREEIKRNVRSPTTQCFDEAQKIVYGLMERDSYPRFLRSEMYKTLLESLAADDARG; from the exons ATGCCTGGCCTAATCCCACAACCTCTCCCAACGGATTTCAACATGGATAAAGACGACTTGAGGAGAAACAAGACCTT AGGAAAGAACCTCATGTGCCGACTAAAGTGTATGTTCACCAGTTCCTCTGCTCCGGAGAG CAGGCTAAGTTTAGAAGACACCCAACAATGGTCCCAGTCTTTGGAGCGGCTTCTCGGTTCCAAAT ATGGCCTGGCCACATTCCGCACCTTTCTGAAATCAGAATTCAGCGATGAAAACATCGAATTCTGGTTGACGTGTGAGGACTACAAGAAGATAACGTCATCCTATAAGATGAGCTCAAAGGCGAGGAAAATCTTCGAGCAATTCGTCGAAGCAGAATCTCCGAAAGAG ATAAACATTGACTATCAAACACGGGAGGAAATCAAGAGGAACGTGAGGAGTCCGACGACACAGTGTTTCGACGAGGCTCAGAAGATCGTTTATGGTCTGATGGAACGTGACTCTTACCCCAGATTTCTACGATCTGAGATGTACAAGACCCTCCTCGAGTCCCTTGCTGCAGATGATGCTCGAGGATGA